The segment GACCTGGACGATGCCATCGCCACCTTTGCCTACTACGCAGACCTTGCCGAGCAACTGCCCGGCAAAAACCGCGACGTGCCCCTGGCAGCGCCGGGCTTCACTGCCCGCACACGCCTCGAGCCGGTGGGAGTGGTCGGCCTGATCGTGCCGTGGAACTTCCCGCTGGTGACCAGCGCCTGGAAGCTCGCCCCGGCCCTGGCTGCCGGCTGCACGGTGGTGCTCAAGCCCTCCGAAGTGACCCCGCTGGTGGAGCAGGCCTACGGCCAGATCGCCGAACAGCTGGGCCTGCCCCCAGGCGTGCTGAACATCGTCAATGGCAAGGCCGAAACCGGCGCCGCCCTGAGCGGCCACAGCGGCCTGGACAAGCTGTCGTTCACCGGCAGCAACGGGGTTGGCAGCCAGGTGATGCGCGCCGCTGCCGCGCAGTGCCGGCCGGTAACCCTGGAGCTGGGCGGCAAGTCGGCCATCGTGGTGTTCGACGATTGCGACGTCGACCAGGCGGTGGAATGGATTGTCGCCGGCATCACCTGGAACGCCGGGCAGATGTGCTCGGCCACCTCGCGCCTGCTGGTGCAGGACGGCATCGCCGATGCGCTGCTACCGCGCCTGCAGGCTGCGCTGGAGCAGTTGCAGGTGGGTAACCCGCTGCTTGAAGAGGTAGGCATGGGCCCGCTGACCAGCCAGGCGCAGTGGCTGAAGGTGGCCGGCTACTTCGCCACCGCCCGCGAAGAAGGCCTGAAATGCCTGGCCGGCGGCCAGGCGCTGGACCGCGACGGCTGGTTCGTCAGCCCCACTCTGTATGTGGATGTGCCCACCAGCAGCCGCCTGTGGAGCGAGGAAATCTTCGGCCCGGTGCTGTGCGCCCGGCGCTTTGCCAGCGAAGCCGAAGCCATCGCCCAGGCCAACGACAGCCGCTTCGGGCTGGTGGCCACCGTGTGCAGCGCCGACCTTGAACGCGCCGAACGCGTGGCCGATGCGCTGGAGGTGGGGCATGTGTGGATCAACTCGGTGCAGGCGGTGTTTGTCGAGACTTCGTGGGGTGGGACCAAGGGCAGCGGGATTGGCCGCGAGCTTGGGCCTTGGGGGCTTTCGGGGTATCAGTCGGTGAAGCATGTGACGCGGTGTTTGGGGTGATCCCCGTCTAGTCATTGGGGAAAGCCCGCTCCCACGCCGGTCCAATGCCCCTCTCCATCCGTAAGACATTTCCGAACCTGAAACAAAGTGCTTCAAAGCCCATCAGCTTGGGAATTACCCTACCCGCGCTGCCGACGCTTCTGCATTGTCGATCATCACCAGAAGGACTAACTTCCCCGGGTCGTCGTATGGCGACCGGGTGTGAGAGCCTGCCGTCGTCGAAATGAAGCACGCAGCACTGCCATGGCAGCTGTGCGCGGGCAGGCCCAGGCCTGGCCGGCATTTGCTCATTTCGACCGGTCTCTCACCCCGCGTACGGCTGCCACCCTCATCCTGTGAGAGGGGTCTGGAGGCGGCACCCTTTT is part of the Pseudomonas fakonensis genome and harbors:
- a CDS encoding aldehyde dehydrogenase family protein: MTTPHFIDGRWVEGQGSDCIVVHDPSSGQPFAELMAASTGQVDQAVAAARRALAGWKTVTPAERAAYLRGFAEQLGQRRDELIALQMRNNGKPRFEAEIDLDDAIATFAYYADLAEQLPGKNRDVPLAAPGFTARTRLEPVGVVGLIVPWNFPLVTSAWKLAPALAAGCTVVLKPSEVTPLVEQAYGQIAEQLGLPPGVLNIVNGKAETGAALSGHSGLDKLSFTGSNGVGSQVMRAAAAQCRPVTLELGGKSAIVVFDDCDVDQAVEWIVAGITWNAGQMCSATSRLLVQDGIADALLPRLQAALEQLQVGNPLLEEVGMGPLTSQAQWLKVAGYFATAREEGLKCLAGGQALDRDGWFVSPTLYVDVPTSSRLWSEEIFGPVLCARRFASEAEAIAQANDSRFGLVATVCSADLERAERVADALEVGHVWINSVQAVFVETSWGGTKGSGIGRELGPWGLSGYQSVKHVTRCLG